In Nymphaea colorata isolate Beijing-Zhang1983 chromosome 5, ASM883128v2, whole genome shotgun sequence, one genomic interval encodes:
- the LOC116254839 gene encoding uncharacterized protein LOC116254839 produces the protein MLLPYAVISLLGSDIYQETLAKALANFFGSKLLIVDANSLPNRLLAKDSDVNKDGVRVEKLSGFVKHRSSHSDAVQQKKPTSSVEADIVCSSAINSKSPPKQEASTASSKT, from the exons ATGTTGTTACCATATGCTGTCATTTCTCTTTTGGGTTCAGACATATATCAGGAGACATTGGCAAAAGCACTTGCCAACTTTTTTGGTTCCAAATTGCTTATAGTAGATGCAAACTCATTACCGAAT AGGCTGTTGGCAAAGGATTCAGATGTTAACAAGGATGGTGTAAGAGTTGAGAAGTTATCCGGTTTTGTTAAACATCGTTCTTCACATTCAGATGCTGTGCAGCAGAAGAAGCCAACTTCTAGTGTTGAAGCAGATATTGTTTGCTCTTCTGCCATTAACTCGAAATCCCCACCGAAACAGGAGGCTTCAACTGCATCATCCAAAACCTAG